A DNA window from Natronolimnobius baerhuensis contains the following coding sequences:
- a CDS encoding Fic family protein: MVDVHGENKRPGHIRDKIPVLIGSDNHIENARFVPANPNSVALLLDQLVSYIRNGNYPPLIDIAITHYQFETIHPFRDGNGRLGRLLIMLQLYQADLFSEPYLSLSAYFNHYRTEYFDRLLAVSQHGE, translated from the coding sequence TTGGTCGATGTCCATGGCGAGAACAAGCGACCAGGGCACATTCGAGATAAGATTCCGGTGCTGATTGGTTCGGACAATCACATTGAAAACGCTCGATTTGTACCGGCTAACCCAAACAGTGTCGCGCTCTTGCTTGATCAGCTGGTGTCGTATATCAGAAATGGGAATTACCCGCCACTGATTGATATCGCTATTACACACTACCAGTTTGAAACGATTCACCCCTTCCGAGATGGCAATGGACGACTTGGCCGACTCCTAATCATGTTGCAATTGTACCAGGCGGATCTCTTTTCTGAACCGTATTTGTCCTTGTCAGCATATTTCAACCACTATCGGACAGAGTACTTTGACCGTTTGCTCGCTGTAAGCCAGCACGGAGAGTGA
- a CDS encoding acyl-CoA dehydrogenase, translated as MKKGSGNLDFGGSDDQSEADESEPPVADPNDTEQDSSQGQSTTPSDPVDTESNPTDDSGPATQEFPYFVRRSNVGDEREERIEIHLRPEVNNQESEFRNALADELDTGEVSKTDAREFALKFAYANPEEVAEMMRDEGYGLTD; from the coding sequence ATGAAAAAAGGTTCTGGAAATCTCGATTTCGGTGGTAGCGACGATCAGTCAGAGGCTGATGAGTCAGAACCACCAGTGGCAGACCCAAATGATACTGAACAGGACAGCAGTCAAGGGCAATCGACAACTCCGAGTGATCCTGTCGATACTGAGTCTAATCCCACCGATGATTCTGGTCCAGCTACGCAGGAGTTTCCCTATTTTGTTCGCCGAAGTAATGTCGGTGATGAGCGGGAAGAACGAATTGAGATTCACCTCCGTCCTGAGGTGAACAACCAAGAATCCGAGTTCCGGAACGCACTTGCTGACGAACTTGATACCGGCGAGGTTTCGAAGACAGATGCTCGAGAGTTTGCACTGAAGTTCGCTTATGCAAACCCGGAGGAAGTGGCTGAGATGATGCGTGACGAAGGGTATGGCTTGACCGATTGA
- a CDS encoding ParA family protein — MITTVVYSESGGTFKTTTTANLAVSLERMGLDVCVIDLDPQEGNLTSLFDVGKHRSDPEADNLVKHILEMPDGDFEDLIETSEEGVDIVPSHDMLGDFTSNLEQKIAYETGMKNMSKDEFPRYELLYKLLWEQEQLNEQYDAILIDPNARAEDLLFNAIYAMRTLVAPVKPAGKGNLSLDGLEELVTNMSTQLDIEVGLSCVVPSGVGQTNAHQQYSKQFKNTDEYETPVAIPARESLMDTMWEARGSAFKVIEERWKTFEQDDEMISEPGRRRVRDRELETARDIYELAAFIATETFDAEIDTELTLDIEGKGEHTFDVVDDAETEVTA, encoded by the coding sequence ATGATAACGACAGTCGTTTACTCAGAGTCCGGTGGTACGTTCAAAACGACGACAACGGCGAATCTCGCGGTTAGCCTCGAGCGGATGGGGCTGGATGTCTGCGTGATCGACCTCGACCCGCAGGAAGGCAATCTCACAAGTCTGTTCGACGTTGGTAAGCACCGAAGCGATCCCGAAGCGGACAATCTGGTCAAACACATTCTCGAGATGCCTGACGGTGATTTTGAAGACCTGATTGAAACATCCGAAGAAGGCGTCGACATCGTTCCGAGTCACGATATGCTCGGTGACTTCACGTCAAATCTCGAGCAGAAAATTGCCTACGAGACGGGTATGAAGAATATGAGTAAAGATGAGTTCCCACGCTACGAGCTACTATACAAGTTGCTCTGGGAGCAGGAGCAACTCAATGAACAGTACGATGCGATCCTTATTGATCCGAATGCTCGCGCAGAGGATCTGCTATTCAACGCAATTTACGCTATGCGGACGCTCGTTGCACCAGTCAAGCCAGCAGGGAAAGGAAATCTCAGTCTCGATGGCCTCGAGGAGTTAGTCACGAACATGAGTACCCAGTTAGATATTGAGGTGGGACTGTCGTGTGTCGTTCCGTCCGGGGTTGGACAGACGAACGCTCACCAGCAATATTCAAAGCAGTTCAAGAACACCGATGAATACGAAACTCCTGTTGCAATTCCTGCTCGTGAGAGTTTGATGGATACGATGTGGGAGGCTCGAGGGTCGGCTTTCAAAGTAATCGAAGAGCGATGGAAGACGTTCGAGCAGGACGATGAAATGATTAGTGAACCTGGCCGTCGACGTGTCCGAGATCGGGAACTCGAGACTGCTCGCGATATCTACGAACTGGCGGCATTTATCGCAACCGAGACGTTCGATGCAGAGATAGATACTGAATTGACGCTCGATATCGAAGGCAAAGGTGAGCATACGTTTGATGTGGTTGACGATGCCGAAACTGAGGTGACGGCCTAA
- a CDS encoding helix-turn-helix domain-containing protein, protein MYEVLDDTAARVILALESGDSIRRVAQHLHMPYETVRQAVNRLEDAGYVRYDDGLSVVVDRVRDAARELVAASASVSPPSIEEAYIIPQFGEWPFAFTRIDAVYVWTQGGYQVGRDPDDYPLFLAVREQDVHHWEAFFESFDLATAFERQPREELAGPLQIVLDPQPSLEIDHVEGYPVIPRAETIEYMREHYAQFQSALAMVDRMYEDLDLGVAYRESQRAQS, encoded by the coding sequence ATGTACGAGGTACTCGACGACACAGCGGCACGAGTCATCCTCGCTCTAGAGAGTGGCGACTCGATACGCCGTGTCGCACAGCATCTCCACATGCCCTACGAGACGGTCAGACAGGCAGTCAACCGGCTCGAGGACGCCGGCTACGTCCGGTATGATGACGGCCTCTCCGTCGTCGTCGACCGCGTACGCGACGCGGCCCGTGAGCTGGTAGCCGCGAGCGCCAGCGTCAGTCCACCATCGATCGAAGAGGCATACATCATCCCACAATTTGGAGAGTGGCCGTTCGCGTTCACACGGATCGACGCTGTCTACGTGTGGACGCAGGGCGGGTACCAGGTCGGTCGTGATCCCGACGACTACCCGTTATTCCTCGCCGTTCGCGAGCAGGACGTCCACCACTGGGAAGCGTTCTTCGAGTCATTCGACCTGGCCACCGCATTTGAGCGTCAACCGAGAGAAGAGCTAGCGGGGCCGCTGCAGATCGTGCTCGATCCTCAGCCATCACTCGAGATTGACCATGTTGAAGGCTATCCAGTCATTCCACGAGCGGAAACGATCGAGTATATGCGAGAACATTACGCGCAGTTTCAGTCTGCACTCGCAATGGTCGACCGAATGTACGAGGATCTCGACCTCGGTGTTGCCTACCGGGAGAGTCAGAGGGCCCAGTCATGA
- a CDS encoding nucleotidyltransferase domain-containing protein has protein sequence MNHDAVQKEGTKEGSYVRLPVPLGDPDAFRYGATADVLHLLVDNPDRAFTNRDLRRVTGRGLSGVNAAVNTLEALGVITVDRSGRANAVRIDPEMLVKSDDPVTTIPQSEYHAPIRTILTRLEEQIAEDVGIVLFGSVARGTADRTSDIDLFVVVEGDRMQAQREAHAIEQEIADEQFNGDRYEAHIVVEPRESAPNHDRINDILTEGLTLQDSPVLDAVKQEVFASGTK, from the coding sequence ATGAACCATGATGCGGTTCAGAAAGAGGGGACAAAGGAGGGGTCGTACGTTCGGCTCCCCGTTCCACTCGGTGATCCAGATGCATTTCGATATGGGGCAACAGCTGACGTCCTCCACCTCCTCGTCGATAATCCAGATCGAGCGTTTACGAACCGGGACCTCCGTCGGGTGACGGGAAGAGGATTAAGTGGTGTGAACGCTGCCGTCAATACTCTCGAGGCATTGGGCGTGATCACCGTCGATCGATCCGGCCGGGCAAACGCTGTTCGGATAGACCCTGAGATGCTCGTCAAATCAGACGATCCGGTAACGACAATCCCTCAATCGGAGTATCATGCACCAATCAGGACGATTCTCACTAGGCTTGAGGAACAGATCGCCGAAGACGTCGGCATCGTCCTCTTTGGCAGTGTCGCACGAGGCACTGCCGACCGAACCAGTGACATCGACCTGTTCGTCGTTGTCGAGGGGGATAGAATGCAGGCCCAGCGCGAAGCCCACGCTATCGAACAGGAAATTGCCGACGAGCAGTTCAACGGTGATCGATACGAAGCACACATTGTGGTCGAACCCAGAGAGTCGGCCCCAAATCACGACCGAATCAACGATATCCTCACCGAAGGACTAACACTCCAAGATTCACCCGTACTCGACGCAGTAAAACAGGAGGTGTTTGCCAGTGGGACTAAATGA
- a CDS encoding Cdc6/Cdc18 family protein, with protein sequence MIRDARVLRAGFVPREVEHRDAEVNHLSSVLKPITNGEPAETAIVTGPSGIGKTCISRFVTERLREEVLEVEATYVNCWRNYTRFRTLYQILDDLGTTIDIHRQSTPHDELIERLQQYDGPRTVIILDEVDQLEDPSILYDLHSLPQFAVICIANKEEDLFNRVDDRLVSRLRSSEHVRMDKYHDEQLYDILRTRAKWGLEKDVVTEDQLYRIADAAAGDARLAIGVLRSAASKADRENHERVTDDVLLDAATDARAQIRQRSLDSLTPHQQKVYTIVRDHGPLAPSTIHEYYVDEVEDPRTKRTVRSYLSKMAQYNLLEAEGTSRDRQYSVVDSTAATSIQ encoded by the coding sequence ATGATCCGCGATGCTCGAGTCCTCCGCGCCGGATTTGTCCCTCGAGAAGTCGAGCATCGCGACGCCGAAGTCAACCATCTATCTAGCGTTCTCAAACCGATTACGAACGGCGAACCTGCTGAGACTGCCATCGTGACCGGTCCAAGCGGAATCGGGAAAACGTGTATCTCGAGATTCGTCACCGAACGCCTTCGCGAAGAGGTCCTCGAGGTTGAAGCAACCTATGTCAACTGCTGGCGGAACTATACGCGGTTTCGAACGCTCTATCAGATCCTCGACGATCTTGGAACAACAATCGATATTCATCGACAGTCGACTCCCCACGATGAACTTATCGAGCGGCTTCAACAGTATGACGGCCCTCGAACCGTGATTATCCTCGACGAAGTCGACCAACTCGAGGACCCCAGTATTCTCTACGATCTCCACAGCCTCCCACAGTTCGCGGTGATCTGTATCGCAAACAAAGAAGAGGACCTGTTCAATCGTGTTGACGACCGACTCGTGAGCCGTCTTCGATCGAGTGAGCACGTCCGGATGGACAAATACCACGACGAACAACTCTATGATATTCTGCGGACTCGAGCGAAGTGGGGGCTCGAAAAGGACGTCGTCACAGAGGATCAACTCTATCGGATCGCGGATGCAGCAGCTGGTGATGCTCGGCTCGCTATCGGTGTTCTTCGCTCCGCTGCGAGCAAAGCTGATCGGGAAAATCACGAACGAGTCACAGACGATGTGCTTCTAGACGCAGCGACGGATGCCCGTGCACAGATCAGACAACGAAGCCTCGATTCACTCACACCTCATCAACAGAAAGTCTACACTATTGTCCGCGATCACGGCCCTCTTGCACCGAGTACGATTCACGAGTACTACGTTGACGAAGTCGAGGATCCCCGGACAAAACGAACAGTGCGATCATACCTCTCAAAGATGGCACAGTACAACCTCCTCGAGGCAGAAGGGACGAGTCGTGATCGACAGTACTCGGTTGTCGACTCAACGGCAGCTACATCTATTCAGTGA
- a CDS encoding ATP-binding protein, with the protein MVRQKHVDLSPSKETYQAVKADVNPRSAIKELVDNAIDNRTRNEAQEDSLRVKITHLTPEESPNDTEELVIWDNSGGLKEKNLKLFFALGESAKETIEGSIGAYGIGAKKACAYLGDTAEFRTRYEDVERGYGFTVDEEWLNSDTWTVGQEYYENIEPGTTEIRIRELNFTWEDIQEPLQRDLSETYEMFLGGGVVQEEHDFELLVNGEPIEPPLPVEWSFCPLDGYFPRRYEGFQLFPNDEAESEAPIIMHVTVGLMRQASQKESGTDVFCQRRKVLVRDTGEEGGFGSGKHKLGTFGTGQKRLRIIVELETDGDAERLPWDAQKSHLNQYDPVAQEMYIYLNRVAKHYYSATYSKIPQSILRPYDETHRYAENDGGVYIHDYNDRVRVTDRPDADAPTIKQVRQIAETHAQLGIRYEDDRLKPEAYPAYHSLLEETFEREVEELDELVDIQGPTTGINYESIKPQIKQIEAYARQHASEDIYVPGIAEWAKPRYHAELQTLAKLDELEPVDRELDLTVSKEDKKEEALQDDGQLDDGKSEESARTETVQRGQTLQFVFEDDTQREQILEALDLSSNATATEAAKKLLERLQQD; encoded by the coding sequence ATGGTTCGCCAGAAACACGTTGATCTCTCTCCAAGCAAGGAAACATACCAGGCGGTCAAAGCAGATGTCAATCCACGCTCAGCAATCAAGGAGCTCGTCGACAATGCAATCGATAATCGTACTCGAAATGAAGCACAAGAGGACTCCCTTCGCGTCAAAATCACACACTTGACGCCAGAAGAAAGCCCGAATGACACTGAGGAGTTGGTGATTTGGGATAATTCAGGTGGACTGAAAGAAAAAAACCTGAAACTTTTTTTCGCCCTTGGTGAATCTGCGAAAGAGACTATTGAGGGCTCTATCGGCGCGTATGGCATCGGTGCAAAGAAGGCCTGCGCCTACCTCGGAGATACCGCCGAATTTCGGACACGTTACGAAGACGTTGAGCGAGGATACGGTTTCACAGTTGATGAAGAATGGCTCAACAGCGATACATGGACTGTGGGTCAGGAATACTACGAGAACATTGAACCTGGTACGACAGAAATCAGGATTCGAGAACTCAATTTCACTTGGGAGGATATCCAAGAGCCACTTCAGAGGGATCTAAGTGAGACATATGAAATGTTCCTTGGAGGAGGTGTTGTTCAGGAAGAACATGACTTCGAATTGTTGGTAAATGGGGAACCAATTGAACCGCCGCTTCCTGTCGAGTGGTCGTTCTGTCCACTTGACGGCTATTTTCCGCGTCGCTACGAGGGATTCCAACTCTTCCCAAATGACGAGGCTGAGTCAGAGGCCCCAATTATCATGCACGTCACAGTTGGACTCATGCGACAGGCCAGTCAAAAAGAATCTGGCACGGATGTCTTTTGCCAACGGCGGAAAGTGCTAGTCCGAGATACAGGAGAAGAGGGTGGCTTTGGATCGGGGAAACACAAATTAGGGACCTTTGGCACTGGTCAGAAACGGCTCCGAATTATTGTTGAACTCGAGACGGACGGTGATGCCGAGCGCCTCCCATGGGACGCCCAGAAGTCTCATCTCAATCAATATGACCCAGTTGCCCAGGAGATGTATATTTATCTTAATCGGGTGGCGAAACACTACTATTCAGCAACGTATAGTAAGATCCCACAGTCGATACTCCGTCCTTACGACGAGACACATCGCTATGCAGAAAACGATGGAGGCGTCTATATTCACGATTACAACGATCGAGTGCGAGTTACGGATCGACCAGATGCTGATGCACCGACTATCAAACAAGTACGCCAGATCGCGGAAACTCATGCGCAACTGGGCATCCGATACGAAGACGACCGACTCAAACCTGAGGCTTATCCTGCTTATCATTCGCTTCTGGAGGAAACTTTCGAGAGGGAGGTAGAGGAACTCGATGAGCTAGTCGATATTCAGGGACCCACAACTGGTATCAATTACGAGTCTATTAAGCCCCAAATCAAACAAATAGAGGCATACGCACGCCAGCACGCATCTGAGGACATCTATGTACCTGGTATCGCAGAGTGGGCAAAACCCAGATATCACGCTGAGCTACAAACCCTGGCCAAACTCGATGAATTGGAACCCGTTGATCGTGAGTTAGATCTCACAGTATCGAAGGAGGATAAAAAAGAAGAAGCTCTACAGGACGATGGACAATTAGACGACGGGAAATCGGAGGAATCGGCTAGAACCGAAACTGTACAGCGTGGACAAACGCTACAATTCGTCTTTGAAGATGACACCCAACGCGAACAGATTCTGGAAGCGCTCGACTTGTCTTCTAATGCAACTGCAACTGAAGCCGCCAAGAAACTGCTTGAGCGACTTCAGCAAGACTAG
- a CDS encoding helix-turn-helix domain-containing protein gives MSVGDSDRNRDVIELDFTQIKYRQESVIIKYLADGIAPTTWESLEVLITDGGEVSPQDIANETGRHPGSVRRALGRIPELVEREYGKVSLRSKYIADLVHDAVKEAREATRRAAEAGAKAIEAAERGLDQSTSAFIAWATKHDIDV, from the coding sequence TTGTCAGTCGGGGACTCCGACCGCAATCGCGATGTCATCGAGTTGGACTTCACGCAGATCAAGTACCGTCAAGAGTCAGTCATCATCAAATATCTCGCGGATGGAATTGCCCCAACGACGTGGGAGTCCCTCGAGGTTCTCATAACCGACGGTGGTGAGGTGAGCCCGCAAGACATCGCTAACGAAACGGGACGGCATCCAGGAAGTGTCCGTCGCGCTCTCGGTCGAATCCCGGAACTGGTCGAGCGAGAGTACGGGAAGGTATCGCTGCGGTCCAAGTACATCGCGGATCTTGTTCACGACGCGGTAAAGGAAGCCAGGGAAGCAACCAGACGAGCCGCCGAAGCCGGTGCCAAAGCAATCGAAGCGGCGGAACGAGGACTCGACCAATCCACGAGCGCGTTCATCGCCTGGGCCACAAAACATGATATCGACGTTTGA
- a CDS encoding DUF7845 domain-containing protein encodes MDFSRNWATCSRTTAQVGASSFSKTAMKTVAICPYYHTATPDPRRVREAFSSHELLKEVEHYYAQHAVSLDNNRSIARPNVGTSYQCSFWNDQLDASPADIERLNRELEETLLSVLAEVGLSLRSRTGT; translated from the coding sequence ATGGACTTCTCGCGCAACTGGGCTACTTGCTCGAGAACGACTGCACAGGTCGGCGCAAGTTCGTTCAGTAAGACAGCGATGAAGACGGTCGCGATCTGTCCCTACTATCATACGGCAACTCCCGACCCGCGACGAGTCCGCGAGGCGTTCTCGTCGCACGAACTCCTGAAAGAGGTGGAACACTACTACGCACAGCACGCGGTGAGTCTCGACAACAACCGCTCGATAGCGCGCCCGAATGTCGGTACTTCCTACCAGTGTTCGTTCTGGAACGACCAACTCGATGCATCGCCCGCCGATATCGAACGGCTCAATCGAGAACTCGAGGAAACGCTTCTCAGCGTCCTCGCGGAAGTTGGCCTTTCACTTCGGTCACGCACGGGAACCTAG
- a CDS encoding DUF7845 domain-containing protein gives MLVKILSTVRSIEPPLQGSNIEFNRYQLLIQYAARAVRINSRYFVELYKFSTILNAERCVRIDKNESGPVHVRDGLLAQLGYLLENDCTGRRKFVQ, from the coding sequence ATGTTGGTTAAGATACTGTCGACAGTGAGAAGTATTGAACCTCCACTCCAAGGATCGAATATCGAATTCAATCGCTATCAGCTGCTGATCCAGTACGCGGCACGCGCAGTCAGAATCAACAGTCGGTACTTCGTCGAACTATACAAGTTTTCGACGATCCTCAATGCCGAACGATGCGTACGGATCGACAAGAACGAGAGCGGTCCGGTACACGTTCGCGATGGACTTCTCGCGCAACTGGGCTACTTGCTCGAGAACGACTGCACAGGTCGGCGCAAGTTCGTTCAGTAA
- a CDS encoding type B DNA-directed DNA polymerase: MPFTIDFLDDGRTLEWDETPDGPVVTERDDYTPRFYIAPRSPGSDLDLTKLQAIYDRHPDVVSTEIRSRRPSFRRDEEPVLAVDGVHIDRVSSLANQARQRTEYPIGDLACFNVDFSREFRYCLETGIDPTPAADLSMLRLSVPMTEAGNETYTELSVAGETISGSPMDILTAVQAALETHDPDILVCSTSEIIPALYKMATAAGVDGFTLSRWPDIDYQQLASQSTYSSYGRVGHSPARYNVPGRAIIDESNTFFYGETNLDGVLDLVSRSKKPVQELAWASIGNVLTAIQICEAHERGVLVPWNSWRHEFYKPMGTLHDADRGGFIFAPEVGFHEDVHELDFSSLYPNIICTRNVSPDVIRCECHRDRDDVPGLGYSICDERGYLVDVLEPIIDARDKIKAAIRHEQQCKDPDEDRLTELEGRSEALKWILVACFGYQGFSNAKFGRIECHEAINAFAREILLTAKQRLEVGGWRVVHGIVDSIWVTPDPSVDEANRTDLETLSSEISTTVDIRLEHEAHYDWVAFVPQRESAAGALTKYFGKVDGKDEFKIRGIEARQRSTPPFVKDVQQECLERLDATRSPAAVLSSLEAAIEKLHAGDVAVEQLVERNRVSKPLEGYTQNTQNVAALKRAHDQDVAIHPGQDIEYVVVDDKKTSRERVALAHEEIKSYDPSYYETELVRAVESLLSPIGWDRSKVRRELAETRVTELTTFANTEQD, encoded by the coding sequence ATGCCGTTTACAATTGATTTCCTCGATGATGGCCGCACCCTCGAATGGGATGAAACACCAGATGGGCCTGTCGTGACCGAACGTGACGACTACACACCGCGTTTCTACATCGCGCCTCGCTCTCCTGGAAGTGATCTCGATCTTACGAAACTCCAGGCAATCTATGACCGCCATCCAGATGTTGTCTCTACCGAGATTCGTTCCCGACGACCTAGCTTTCGCCGTGATGAGGAACCAGTCCTCGCTGTTGACGGTGTCCACATTGACCGAGTTAGCTCGCTTGCCAACCAAGCTCGGCAGCGAACCGAGTATCCAATTGGTGATCTCGCCTGCTTCAACGTTGACTTCTCTCGAGAATTCCGGTACTGCTTGGAGACGGGAATCGATCCGACACCGGCGGCAGATCTATCGATGCTCCGACTCAGTGTTCCGATGACCGAAGCGGGTAACGAGACATACACTGAGCTGTCCGTCGCTGGAGAGACCATCAGTGGTTCACCGATGGATATCCTGACCGCGGTTCAAGCCGCTCTCGAGACACATGATCCGGATATTCTGGTTTGCTCGACCAGCGAGATTATTCCGGCGCTATACAAGATGGCTACGGCTGCCGGCGTCGACGGCTTTACCTTGAGTCGGTGGCCCGATATCGACTACCAGCAACTTGCAAGCCAGTCAACGTACTCGAGTTACGGCCGTGTTGGGCACTCTCCTGCTCGGTACAACGTCCCGGGAAGAGCGATTATCGACGAGTCAAACACGTTCTTTTACGGCGAGACGAATCTTGATGGGGTCCTTGATCTCGTCTCACGCTCGAAGAAACCCGTTCAAGAACTTGCCTGGGCATCAATTGGAAATGTTCTCACTGCGATTCAAATTTGCGAGGCTCACGAACGCGGCGTCCTCGTCCCATGGAACTCCTGGCGGCATGAATTCTACAAGCCGATGGGGACGCTTCACGATGCCGACCGCGGAGGATTCATCTTCGCACCGGAGGTTGGATTCCACGAGGATGTCCATGAACTCGATTTCTCGAGTCTCTACCCGAATATCATCTGTACACGGAACGTCTCCCCGGACGTCATCCGATGTGAGTGTCATCGTGACCGCGATGACGTCCCCGGGCTTGGGTACTCGATTTGTGACGAGCGTGGCTATCTCGTCGACGTCCTCGAGCCGATCATCGATGCACGCGACAAGATCAAAGCCGCCATCCGTCACGAACAGCAGTGCAAGGATCCCGATGAAGATCGACTTACAGAACTCGAGGGGCGGTCGGAAGCACTAAAGTGGATTCTCGTCGCTTGCTTTGGGTACCAGGGGTTTAGCAACGCGAAGTTTGGCCGGATTGAATGCCACGAAGCAATCAACGCATTCGCTCGAGAGATTCTGCTGACGGCTAAGCAGCGGTTGGAAGTCGGCGGATGGCGAGTCGTCCATGGTATCGTTGACTCGATCTGGGTTACTCCAGACCCAAGCGTTGATGAAGCCAATCGAACCGATCTCGAGACGCTCTCGAGTGAGATCTCGACAACCGTTGATATCCGACTTGAACACGAAGCCCACTACGACTGGGTTGCGTTCGTCCCGCAACGAGAGAGTGCCGCCGGTGCGTTGACAAAGTATTTCGGGAAGGTTGACGGGAAGGATGAATTCAAGATCAGAGGTATCGAAGCCCGGCAGCGATCGACGCCGCCGTTCGTCAAAGATGTGCAACAAGAGTGCCTCGAACGCCTCGACGCAACCCGATCACCGGCGGCTGTTCTCAGCTCTCTCGAGGCTGCAATCGAGAAACTGCATGCGGGAGATGTAGCAGTGGAACAACTCGTCGAGCGAAATCGCGTCTCCAAACCGCTTGAGGGATACACGCAAAATACCCAGAACGTGGCGGCGTTGAAACGTGCTCATGATCAGGACGTTGCTATCCATCCGGGTCAGGATATCGAATATGTGGTCGTCGACGATAAAAAGACCTCGCGAGAACGAGTCGCGTTGGCTCACGAAGAGATCAAGTCGTATGATCCATCGTATTATGAGACGGAACTCGTCAGAGCTGTAGAAAGTCTGCTGTCACCGATAGGCTGGGACCGGTCGAAAGTTCGTCGAGAACTCGCGGAGACACGGGTGACGGAGTTGACGACGTTCGCGAACACCGAGCAAGATTAA
- a CDS encoding Cdc6/Cdc18 family protein yields MTDGDDQQSLSQSIKGRLQEGVQNSVFRDKGLLDPDAVIDEDRIVGRDDQLDDIITYLRPALQGNRPPNMLLYGPSGTGKSLIINAVCQQVLELANSQEDRFGVIKINCQTIKSHDRAVYRLAKNAADEAGVDVGIPQSGISTDQKLNRFYEVLSNNFDSVIIILDEVDLLVGRQRDPNDEPAYSKLLYQLSRASQLGRIEGHVSVAALTNDPRFMEHLDGRAESSFNPQDVVFPDYDANQLQSILERRRDAYQDDVLEHGIIPLSSAFAAQDHGDARKAIDLFRKAGEIADRAGEDTIREEHVRGAQKEAERDRTLTQMQGLSTQKKLSLYATAIVPVHSKRNLNAVPSTVAYRVYQYLTDLLDADEKSRDSYLRYMSEAETYNFVTSAKRGRGYGSGVHKEYTFVDDPEVVAETLQADIRLEQAEHEVDLVKSVVNAQIDDFFEGN; encoded by the coding sequence ATGACTGACGGCGACGATCAACAATCCCTCTCACAATCTATCAAAGGCCGTCTTCAAGAGGGCGTTCAGAACTCTGTATTTCGAGATAAAGGACTTCTCGACCCGGATGCCGTCATCGACGAGGATCGGATCGTGGGTCGTGATGATCAGTTGGACGATATCATCACCTATCTTCGACCAGCATTGCAGGGAAACCGTCCTCCCAACATGCTCCTCTACGGGCCGTCGGGAACCGGGAAATCGCTCATCATCAACGCGGTCTGTCAACAAGTTCTCGAACTTGCGAATTCCCAGGAAGATCGGTTCGGTGTTATCAAAATCAACTGCCAAACGATCAAGTCGCACGACCGTGCTGTCTATCGCTTGGCAAAGAATGCAGCTGACGAAGCTGGTGTCGATGTCGGTATTCCCCAAAGCGGTATTTCGACGGACCAGAAGCTCAATCGGTTCTACGAAGTCTTGAGCAATAACTTCGACTCGGTCATCATTATCCTCGATGAGGTCGATCTCCTGGTGGGCCGGCAACGGGATCCGAACGACGAACCGGCGTATTCGAAACTGCTCTACCAACTGTCGCGAGCATCACAGCTCGGTCGCATTGAGGGGCACGTTTCCGTCGCCGCGCTCACGAACGATCCCCGGTTTATGGAACATCTCGATGGCCGGGCTGAGAGTTCGTTCAATCCACAGGATGTCGTTTTCCCAGATTACGACGCGAACCAACTGCAGTCGATCCTCGAACGACGTCGTGACGCATACCAAGACGATGTTCTAGAACACGGTATTATTCCGCTCAGTTCCGCATTTGCCGCCCAGGACCATGGCGATGCTCGAAAGGCAATTGATCTGTTCAGGAAAGCCGGTGAAATCGCTGACCGGGCCGGTGAAGATACGATTCGTGAAGAGCACGTTCGTGGCGCCCAGAAAGAAGCTGAACGAGACCGGACGTTAACCCAGATGCAGGGACTATCGACACAAAAGAAGCTCTCGCTTTATGCCACCGCGATTGTCCCCGTCCACTCAAAGCGAAACCTCAACGCTGTTCCCAGCACGGTTGCTTACCGCGTATATCAGTACCTCACAGACCTGCTAGATGCTGACGAGAAATCTCGTGACTCGTATTTGCGGTACATGAGTGAGGCTGAGACCTACAATTTTGTCACGTCTGCGAAACGAGGACGTGGCTACGGGAGTGGCGTCCACAAGGAGTATACCTTCGTTGACGATCCAGAGGTGGTCGCCGAAACTCTTCAGGCTGATATCCGACTCGAACAAGCTGAGCATGAGGTGGATCTTGTCAAATCTGTTGTCAACGCGCAGATAGACGATTTCTTTGAGGGGAACTAA